In a genomic window of Deinococcus aquiradiocola:
- a CDS encoding S41 family peptidase, producing MKINKSFLVAGALAATAAVGYAQMNGYTQQGLPNTKTAQTFLQVYDAINQLYLTKPDDNKLLQGAINGMIASLDDPFTYYSQPEDNAVDTQNLAGQFYGIGVQLTAANADGTGGKVDTVFKVGAAAQAGVQAGDTFLKVGDKDVTTAKLNDIVKLIRGEKGTQVTITFGRGGAGSGAGGNTQASTYSVTMERQPVTIVSVEQTILPGNVGYIALNTFYNEKVNEQFQAAVADMKKKGVQKLVLDLRDNGGGLLNSGIFVADRFLQSGKIVSVRDRSGKTDVIGQAKKDASDYTGQLVVLINKNSASASEIVAGALQDSKRAQIVGEQSFGKGVGQQVVSTIDGGRVAVVNFTWITPDGHEIQKKGITPDVKVEDTRRPTPLNFSGSGVPAGTKLTVQVDGKPVEVTADKDGKFTYTGAIARPVTSATQGEAVVDLKTDAELQKALTLFK from the coding sequence ATGAAGATCAACAAGAGCTTCCTCGTCGCGGGCGCCCTCGCGGCCACCGCAGCGGTCGGGTACGCCCAGATGAACGGCTACACCCAGCAGGGCCTCCCCAACACCAAAACCGCGCAGACCTTCCTGCAGGTCTACGACGCCATCAACCAGCTGTACCTCACCAAACCCGACGACAACAAACTCCTGCAGGGCGCCATCAACGGCATGATCGCCTCGCTCGACGACCCCTTCACGTACTACAGCCAGCCGGAAGACAACGCCGTCGACACGCAGAACCTCGCCGGGCAGTTCTACGGGATCGGCGTGCAGCTCACCGCCGCGAACGCCGACGGCACGGGCGGCAAGGTCGACACGGTCTTCAAGGTCGGCGCGGCCGCGCAGGCGGGCGTACAGGCAGGCGACACCTTCCTGAAGGTCGGGGACAAGGACGTCACGACCGCCAAACTGAACGACATCGTGAAACTCATCCGCGGCGAGAAAGGCACCCAGGTCACCATCACCTTCGGGCGGGGCGGGGCGGGGTCCGGTGCGGGCGGGAACACGCAGGCGTCCACGTACAGCGTCACCATGGAGCGCCAGCCGGTCACGATCGTGTCGGTCGAGCAGACGATCCTGCCCGGCAACGTCGGGTACATCGCGCTCAACACCTTCTACAACGAGAAGGTCAACGAGCAGTTCCAGGCGGCCGTGGCCGACATGAAGAAGAAAGGCGTGCAGAAGCTCGTGCTGGACCTGCGCGACAACGGCGGCGGCCTGCTGAACAGCGGCATCTTCGTCGCCGACCGGTTCCTGCAGAGCGGCAAGATCGTCTCTGTCCGCGACCGCAGCGGCAAGACCGACGTGATCGGGCAGGCGAAGAAGGACGCGAGCGACTACACCGGGCAGCTGGTCGTGCTGATCAACAAGAACAGCGCCAGCGCCAGCGAGATCGTCGCCGGGGCACTGCAGGACAGCAAGCGCGCGCAGATCGTGGGCGAGCAGAGCTTCGGGAAGGGCGTCGGTCAGCAGGTCGTGAGCACCATCGACGGGGGCCGCGTCGCCGTCGTGAACTTCACGTGGATCACCCCGGACGGTCACGAGATCCAGAAGAAAGGCATCACGCCCGACGTGAAGGTCGAGGACACCCGCCGCCCCACGCCCCTGAACTTCAGCGGCAGCGGCGTCCCCGCCGGCACGAAACTGACGGTGCAGGTGGACGGCAAGCCGGTCGAGGTGACGGCCGACAAGGACGGCAAGTTCACGTACACGGGCGCCATCGCCCGCCCCGTCACGAGCGCCACGCAGGGCGAAGCGGTCGTGGACCTCAAGACGGACGCCGAACTGCAGAAGGCCCTCACCCTCTTCAAGTAA
- a CDS encoding agmatine deiminase family protein, with protein MQHLTPQDPTPDSLGFRMPPEWAPHAATWMSWPADDDLWFGQLAPVRAEYAELVRTVARYERVDLLVRDEESERDARARLGLGAQDAELNVRLHRVPLDDVWVRDNGPIFVQGEAQELALTNWKFNAWGGKFEWQHDDLVPEHVASTLQMTHWDLPVVLEGGAVEVNGDGVALVTRSCLLTPTRNPHLNEERYAELLQRYLGVQRLLWLDGGLENDHTDGHIDTITRFTDARTIVTSVEADPSDPNHAVMNANLHALRGMTDRHGQPFRVVELPLPALRLEGPEGRLPPTYANFYIGNGFVAVPQYGDPNDQQALDILAPLFPDRDVIGLQSRAIITGGGSFHCMTQQQPEGTPWTGLKEDHA; from the coding sequence ATGCAGCACCTCACCCCTCAGGACCCCACGCCGGACAGCCTCGGCTTCCGCATGCCGCCCGAATGGGCGCCCCACGCCGCCACCTGGATGAGCTGGCCCGCCGACGACGACCTGTGGTTCGGGCAGCTCGCGCCGGTCCGTGCCGAGTACGCCGAACTCGTCCGGACCGTCGCGCGTTACGAGCGCGTGGACCTGCTCGTGCGCGACGAGGAGAGCGAACGCGACGCCCGCGCCCGCCTGGGCTTGGGCGCGCAGGACGCGGAGCTGAACGTGCGCCTGCACCGCGTGCCGCTCGACGACGTATGGGTCCGCGACAACGGCCCGATCTTCGTGCAGGGCGAGGCGCAGGAACTCGCGCTCACCAACTGGAAGTTCAACGCGTGGGGCGGCAAGTTCGAGTGGCAGCACGACGACCTCGTGCCGGAACACGTCGCGTCCACCCTGCAGATGACGCACTGGGACCTGCCGGTCGTGCTGGAAGGCGGCGCCGTCGAGGTGAACGGGGACGGCGTGGCGCTTGTCACGCGCTCCTGCCTGCTCACCCCGACCCGCAACCCGCACCTGAACGAGGAACGCTACGCGGAACTCCTGCAGCGCTACCTCGGCGTGCAGCGCCTCCTGTGGCTGGACGGCGGCCTGGAGAACGACCACACCGACGGGCACATCGACACCATCACGCGCTTCACGGACGCCCGCACCATCGTCACCAGCGTCGAAGCGGACCCATCCGACCCGAACCACGCCGTCATGAACGCCAACCTGCACGCGCTGCGCGGCATGACGGACCGGCACGGCCAGCCGTTCCGCGTCGTCGAACTCCCCCTGCCCGCCCTGCGCCTCGAAGGGCCGGAAGGCCGCCTGCCGCCCACCTACGCGAACTTCTACATCGGGAACGGCTTCGTGGCCGTCCCGCAGTACGGCGACCCGAACGACCAGCAGGCCCTCGACATCCTCGCGCCGCTCTTCCCGGACCGCGACGTGATCGGCCTGCAGAGCCGCGCCATCATCACGGGCGGCGGCAGCTTCCACTGTATGACGCAGCAGCAGCCCGAAGGCACCCCCTGGACGGGCCTCAAGGAGGACCACGCATGA
- the aguB gene encoding N-carbamoylputrescine amidase: MKRVDQATLAVIQMHMTADLQDNLTRAEAHVRDAARRGAQVILLPELFENLYFCQTEREEYFELAHPVDGHPFLGRFRNLAQEFGVVLPVSFFEAAGQAYYNSLATIDATGELLGVYRKSHIPDGPGYEEKYYFNPGDTGFKVWDTRHGRVGVGICWDQWYPETARAMMLLGADFLLYPTAIGSEPAEVETPNSYQMWQRAMVGHAVSNSSYVGAANRVGTETVEGLEQTYYGHAFIADYTGELIEEFGSGDEGSLVHTLDLAAARRFRAGMGFFRDRRPDLYGPLMTLDGSVRRG, from the coding sequence ATGAAACGAGTCGATCAGGCCACCCTCGCCGTCATCCAGATGCACATGACGGCCGACCTGCAGGACAACCTCACGCGCGCCGAAGCGCACGTCCGCGACGCCGCCCGGCGCGGCGCGCAGGTCATCCTGCTGCCGGAACTGTTCGAGAACCTGTACTTCTGCCAGACGGAACGCGAGGAGTACTTTGAACTCGCGCACCCCGTGGACGGCCACCCCTTCCTCGGCCGCTTCCGGAACCTCGCGCAGGAGTTCGGCGTGGTGCTGCCCGTCAGCTTCTTCGAGGCGGCCGGGCAGGCGTACTACAACTCGCTCGCCACCATCGACGCGACCGGCGAACTGCTCGGCGTGTACCGCAAGAGCCACATTCCCGACGGTCCCGGCTACGAGGAGAAGTACTACTTCAACCCCGGCGACACCGGCTTCAAGGTGTGGGACACCCGGCACGGCCGCGTCGGTGTGGGCATCTGCTGGGATCAGTGGTACCCCGAGACGGCGCGCGCCATGATGCTGCTCGGCGCGGACTTCCTGCTGTACCCGACCGCCATCGGCAGCGAACCGGCCGAGGTGGAAACCCCGAACAGCTACCAGATGTGGCAGCGCGCCATGGTCGGACACGCCGTCAGCAACAGCAGTTACGTCGGCGCGGCCAACCGCGTCGGCACGGAGACCGTGGAGGGCCTGGAGCAGACGTACTACGGGCACGCGTTCATCGCCGACTACACCGGCGAACTGATCGAGGAGTTCGGCAGCGGCGACGAGGGGTCCCTCGTGCACACCCTGGACCTCGCCGCCGCCCGCCGCTTCCGCGCGGGCATGGGCTTCTTCCGGGATCGCCGACCCGACCTGTACGGTCCCCTGATGACGCTGGACGGCAGCGTCCGGCGCGGCTGA
- a CDS encoding antibiotic biosynthesis monooxygenase family protein: MITVMNRIAVNPDYAEQFEERFQNRARMVDDMPGFVSNQVLRPTTPDDPYIVLTVWESREHFDAWTRSDAFVQGHARSGTLPKEAFSGPNRLELHEVLQDSARPDLKPEPRGKPLGGH; encoded by the coding sequence ATGATCACGGTCATGAACCGCATCGCCGTCAACCCGGACTACGCCGAGCAGTTCGAGGAACGCTTCCAGAACCGCGCCCGCATGGTGGACGACATGCCGGGCTTCGTCAGCAATCAGGTGCTGCGCCCCACCACGCCAGACGATCCGTACATCGTGCTGACCGTCTGGGAGAGCCGCGAGCACTTCGACGCGTGGACGCGCTCCGACGCGTTCGTGCAGGGGCACGCCCGCAGCGGCACCCTGCCGAAGGAGGCGTTCAGCGGACCGAACAGACTGGAACTGCACGAGGTGCTGCAGGACTCCGCCCGGCCCGACCTGAAACCCGAACCGCGCGGCAAACCCCTCGGCGGGCACTGA
- a CDS encoding thiamine diphosphokinase: MNAWVLVGGRLVVTQALAHLERPDLVIAADGGARHAATLGVPITTWVGDFDSSDDLTLRTPRIVHPRAKASTDAELAVTLAREAGATRLTLMGAFGGRFDHTFALTLGAVRLAQEGLPTLLHSGDEWGQPLLPHAAVTLQLRAGQTFSVLAASPLTGLGIRGARWPLTDAHVPLGSGLTVSNEGAGGPVTLTLASGTALVTVIEDAP, encoded by the coding sequence GTGAACGCCTGGGTGCTCGTCGGGGGCCGCCTCGTCGTCACGCAGGCCCTCGCGCACCTGGAACGTCCGGACCTCGTGATCGCCGCGGACGGCGGGGCACGGCACGCGGCGACGCTCGGCGTGCCCATCACGACCTGGGTGGGCGACTTCGACAGTTCGGACGACCTGACGCTCCGCACGCCGCGCATCGTTCACCCGCGCGCCAAGGCCAGCACCGACGCCGAGCTGGCCGTCACGCTCGCCCGCGAGGCCGGCGCGACCCGCCTGACCCTCATGGGCGCCTTCGGCGGGCGCTTCGACCACACCTTCGCCCTCACGCTCGGCGCGGTCCGGCTCGCGCAGGAGGGCCTGCCCACCCTGCTGCACAGCGGCGACGAGTGGGGCCAGCCGCTCCTCCCGCACGCCGCCGTCACGCTTCAACTGCGGGCCGGGCAGACCTTCAGCGTGCTCGCCGCCAGCCCCCTGACGGGCCTCGGCATCCGCGGCGCGCGCTGGCCCCTGACGGACGCCCACGTCCCGCTCGGCAGCGGCCTCACCGTCAGCAACGAGGGCGCGGGCGGCCCGGTCACGCTGACCCTCGCGTCCGGCACGGCCCTCGTCACGGTCATCGAAGACGCGCCGTGA
- a CDS encoding ABC transporter ATP-binding protein: MQGVRRSYGPVPAVRDVTLEVRAGETLALLGPSGCGKSTLLRVVAGLDRPDAGRVLLHGQDVTASPPEARGLSLVFQDYALFPHLTVLDNVAYGPRMRGAPRTAARERAAAVLDRVGLADLAARKPHELSGGQAQRVALARALAPRPALLLLDEPLSNLDEQLRASLRAQLRTLFREEGAGVLLVTHDQREALALADRVALMRGGSVVQVGSAADVFARPSGAWAAAFLGERNLYPQEGGTLLVPERAVTLGAGEAWPVLQATPDAAGVHVTLAYTLGPLHLTLSPREAAHLQVTDAGTVLQAEVQRGACLLLPEDRA; the protein is encoded by the coding sequence GTGCAGGGCGTGCGCCGCTCCTACGGCCCGGTGCCTGCCGTGCGGGACGTGACGCTGGAGGTGCGGGCGGGCGAGACGCTCGCGCTGCTCGGCCCGTCCGGCTGCGGCAAGAGCACGCTGCTGCGCGTCGTGGCGGGTCTCGACCGGCCGGACGCGGGCCGCGTGCTGCTGCACGGGCAGGACGTGACGGCCAGCCCGCCGGAAGCGCGGGGCCTGAGCCTGGTGTTTCAGGATTACGCGCTCTTCCCGCACCTGACGGTCCTCGACAACGTCGCGTACGGCCCCCGGATGCGCGGCGCGCCCCGCACGGCCGCGCGCGAACGGGCCGCCGCCGTCCTGGACCGCGTGGGCCTCGCGGACCTCGCGGCGCGAAAGCCGCACGAACTGTCGGGCGGGCAGGCGCAGCGGGTGGCGCTCGCGCGCGCCCTGGCCCCCCGGCCCGCCCTGCTGCTGCTCGACGAGCCGCTCAGCAACCTCGACGAGCAGCTGCGCGCCTCGCTGCGCGCGCAGCTCCGCACCCTGTTCCGCGAGGAGGGTGCGGGTGTGCTGCTCGTCACGCACGACCAGCGGGAGGCGCTGGCCCTCGCGGACCGCGTGGCCCTCATGCGCGGCGGGAGCGTCGTGCAGGTGGGAAGCGCGGCGGACGTGTTCGCGCGGCCCAGCGGGGCGTGGGCGGCCGCGTTCCTCGGCGAGCGGAACCTGTACCCGCAGGAGGGCGGGACGCTCCTCGTGCCGGAACGCGCCGTGACGCTCGGCGCGGGAGAGGCGTGGCCGGTCCTGCAGGCCACGCCGGACGCCGCCGGGGTGCACGTCACGCTCGCGTACACGCTCGGGCCGCTGCACCTGACGCTCAGCCCGCGCGAGGCCGCCCACCTGCAGGTCACGGACGCCGGAACGGTCCTTCAGGCCGAGGTGCAGCGCGGCGCGTGCCTGCTGCTCCCCGAGGACCGCGCGTGA
- a CDS encoding ABC transporter permease: MTGRNAGGRAWRGWALAAVPLAFLLAFLLLPLLRVLALGGARLGILGEGYFQARLAWTFWQATLTALLALALGGPLAYLLARYHLPGKAALLRLLLLPFVTPTLVAALGLLSLFGPRGLTGLDLSETPALILLGNLFFNLPLMVRLGYAGFLRVPPNLNAAARTLGAGGVRAALQVSLPLAWPGLAAGAVLVFLYSALSFGLPLLLGGERYATLEVEIYTLTAYELRLPEASALILVQLAVTLLATLLYLRLGRAAGGGVPVARDLPRPTGWAALATYGLTVTVLLLCFAPLVAVAVRSVTGRAGWTTAFWTGLLQASDPGVGLLLGNTLRFAGLTLAASVLLGLLHAVATYVTRSRLLDVLSLLPLMVSPVSLAVGYLILYPSLRAQLPLLIAAYSLLATPLVVRSVLPALRAVPPHVPEAARTLGAARAGVWRSVLLPLTLPALRGGAALSLATVLGEFAATLVLTRPEWATLSTGMYERLGRPGEQNLGEACALATLLMLLALTVFSVLDGGKGEVT, translated from the coding sequence GTGACGGGCCGGAACGCGGGCGGGCGGGCGTGGCGAGGGTGGGCACTCGCGGCCGTGCCGCTCGCGTTCCTGCTGGCGTTCCTGCTGCTGCCGCTGCTGCGCGTGCTGGCGCTGGGCGGCGCGCGGCTCGGCATTCTGGGCGAGGGGTACTTTCAGGCGCGGCTCGCTTGGACCTTCTGGCAGGCGACCCTCACGGCGCTGCTGGCGCTGGCGCTGGGCGGGCCGCTCGCGTACCTGCTGGCCCGGTACCACCTGCCCGGCAAGGCGGCGCTGCTGCGCCTGCTGCTGCTGCCGTTCGTCACGCCGACGCTGGTGGCCGCGCTGGGCCTGCTGAGCCTGTTCGGGCCGCGCGGCCTGACGGGCCTGGACCTGTCCGAGACGCCCGCCCTGATCCTGCTCGGGAACCTGTTCTTCAACCTGCCGCTCATGGTGCGGCTGGGGTACGCGGGCTTCCTGCGCGTCCCACCGAACCTGAACGCGGCGGCCCGCACGCTCGGCGCGGGCGGCGTGCGCGCGGCGCTGCAGGTGTCGCTGCCGCTCGCGTGGCCGGGCCTCGCGGCGGGCGCGGTGCTGGTGTTCCTGTACAGCGCCCTGAGTTTCGGCCTGCCGCTGCTGCTGGGCGGCGAACGGTACGCGACGCTGGAGGTGGAGATCTACACGCTCACCGCGTACGAGTTGCGCCTCCCCGAAGCGAGCGCGCTGATCCTGGTGCAGCTGGCCGTGACGCTGCTCGCCACGCTGCTGTACCTGCGCCTGGGGCGCGCGGCGGGCGGCGGCGTCCCGGTCGCGCGGGACCTGCCGCGCCCGACCGGCTGGGCGGCCCTCGCCACGTACGGCCTGACAGTCACGGTGCTGCTGCTGTGCTTCGCACCGCTCGTCGCGGTCGCCGTGCGCAGCGTCACGGGCCGCGCCGGGTGGACGACGGCGTTCTGGACGGGCCTGCTGCAGGCCAGCGATCCGGGCGTGGGGTTGCTGCTCGGCAACACCCTGCGCTTTGCGGGGCTGACGCTGGCCGCGTCGGTGCTGCTCGGCCTGCTGCATGCCGTCGCCACGTACGTCACGCGCTCCCGGCTGCTGGACGTGCTGAGCCTGCTGCCGCTGATGGTGTCGCCCGTGAGTCTCGCGGTCGGGTACCTGATCCTGTACCCGTCGCTGCGGGCGCAGCTGCCGCTGCTGATCGCGGCGTACAGCCTGCTCGCCACGCCGCTCGTCGTGCGGAGCGTGCTGCCTGCCCTGCGGGCCGTGCCGCCGCACGTGCCGGAGGCGGCCCGCACGCTCGGTGCGGCGCGCGCGGGCGTGTGGCGCAGCGTACTGCTGCCGCTCACGCTTCCGGCCCTGCGGGGCGGGGCGGCCCTGTCGCTCGCGACGGTGCTGGGCGAGTTCGCGGCCACGCTCGTCCTCACGCGGCCCGAGTGGGCGACGCTGAGCACCGGGATGTACGAGCGCCTCGGGCGTCCCGGCGAGCAGAATCTCGGTGAGGCGTGCGCGCTCGCCACGCTGCTGATGCTGCTCGCCCTGACGGTGTTCAGCGTGCTGGACGGCGGCAAAGGAGAAGTCACCTGA
- a CDS encoding thiamine ABC transporter substrate-binding protein — translation MKKILSITLTLAATLSGTSTAQSAGTLTVITHDSFDVDRKLVTAFETANHVKVRFIKGGDAGEMLNKLILTKAAPLADAVYGLDNTLLPRAQAAGILAPYTSPAIAGVPAAYRQGPLLNTVDVGYVALNYDRAAFQKTGLKLPATLRELSEPQYARLTVVESPATSSTGAAFYLATVQELGQDGAVAWWRTARANGMKVTRGWSQAYNEDFSLYGGRYPIVLSYASSPAAEVAYSKEKLTASPTANLFLPGSTFVQLEGAAVLKGSRQPVLARKFVDFMLSGAVQADFPTRMWVYPAVGGVKLDPVWKFSQKPDVKLAPTSLLTRSQALTDLWVTQVLRK, via the coding sequence ATGAAGAAGATCCTGAGCATCACCCTCACCCTCGCCGCCACCCTGAGCGGCACGAGCACCGCCCAGAGCGCGGGCACGCTGACCGTCATCACGCACGACAGCTTCGACGTGGACCGCAAACTCGTGACGGCCTTCGAGACGGCGAACCACGTCAAGGTGCGGTTCATCAAGGGCGGTGACGCGGGCGAGATGCTGAACAAGCTGATCCTCACGAAGGCCGCGCCGCTCGCGGACGCCGTGTACGGCCTCGACAACACGCTGCTGCCGCGCGCGCAGGCGGCAGGAATCCTCGCGCCGTACACCAGTCCGGCGATCGCCGGGGTGCCCGCCGCGTACCGGCAGGGGCCGCTGCTGAACACCGTGGACGTCGGGTACGTGGCCCTGAACTACGACAGGGCCGCCTTCCAGAAGACCGGCCTGAAGCTCCCCGCGACCCTCAGGGAACTGAGCGAACCGCAGTACGCGCGCCTCACGGTGGTCGAGTCGCCCGCCACGTCCAGCACCGGCGCGGCCTTCTACCTCGCGACCGTGCAGGAACTCGGGCAGGACGGCGCCGTCGCGTGGTGGCGGACGGCCCGCGCGAACGGCATGAAGGTCACGCGCGGCTGGTCGCAGGCGTACAACGAGGACTTCTCGCTGTACGGCGGCAGGTACCCCATCGTGCTCAGTTACGCGAGCAGCCCGGCCGCCGAGGTCGCGTACAGCAAGGAGAAATTGACGGCCTCCCCCACCGCGAACCTGTTCCTGCCGGGCAGCACCTTCGTGCAGCTGGAGGGCGCGGCGGTCCTGAAGGGCAGCCGTCAGCCGGTCCTGGCGCGCAAGTTCGTGGATTTCATGCTGAGCGGCGCGGTGCAGGCGGACTTCCCGACGCGCATGTGGGTGTACCCGGCGGTGGGCGGCGTGAAGCTCGACCCGGTCTGGAAGTTCTCGCAGAAGCCGGACGTGAAGCTCGCGCCGACCTCGCTGCTGACGCGCTCGCAGGCCCTGACGGACCTGTGGGTGACGCAGGTCCTGCGGAAGTAA
- a CDS encoding NUDIX hydrolase, with product MADAQAFHLVSWLILMRADGRVLLARRAPGQLGEGRWGLPGGHAHDTETLAQAAVREAWEEVGVQADARHAVPLGAVRYVDGDVRGLDVYFRVTAWRHDPYPRAECSEVAWFMPHDLPPDVLPWLPDTLPRLLDAPPGSAWLSETLH from the coding sequence ATGGCGGACGCGCAGGCGTTTCATCTGGTGAGCTGGCTGATCCTCATGCGCGCGGACGGCCGCGTGCTGCTCGCCCGGCGCGCGCCGGGACAGCTGGGGGAGGGACGCTGGGGCCTGCCGGGCGGCCACGCGCACGACACCGAGACGCTCGCGCAGGCCGCGGTGCGCGAGGCGTGGGAGGAGGTGGGCGTGCAGGCGGACGCGCGCCACGCCGTGCCTCTGGGCGCCGTGCGCTACGTGGACGGCGACGTGCGCGGCCTGGACGTGTACTTCCGCGTGACCGCGTGGCGGCACGACCCGTACCCCAGGGCCGAGTGCAGCGAGGTGGCGTGGTTCATGCCGCACGACCTCCCGCCGGACGTGCTCCCGTGGCTGCCGGACACGCTGCCGCGCCTGCTGGACGCCCCGCCCGGCAGTGCATGGCTGAGCGAGACGCTGCACTGA
- a CDS encoding lysophospholipid acyltransferase family protein, protein MTDAKPANAAPRLIPFMYHLVVNTTRLPLLLRGQRVVALGRELIPATGRLVIAGGNHTSNMDPFIIAQTLPEGRRVQFMAKKELFKGPVGWIISGGGSFPVDRKKNDLGAIRNALRVLQAEGTLGIFPEGTRGGQELQGGTALLALKGKAPITPVWLNLKGRTWIVRFGEPIQPTGSVRELTERLDAAFDALDAQS, encoded by the coding sequence ATGACTGACGCCAAGCCCGCCAACGCAGCCCCCCGGCTGATTCCGTTCATGTACCACCTGGTCGTCAACACGACCCGCCTGCCGCTGCTGCTGCGCGGGCAGCGCGTCGTGGCACTCGGCCGGGAACTCATTCCGGCCACGGGCCGCCTCGTGATCGCGGGCGGCAACCACACCAGCAACATGGACCCCTTCATCATCGCGCAGACGCTGCCGGAAGGCCGCCGCGTGCAGTTCATGGCCAAGAAGGAACTGTTCAAGGGGCCGGTCGGGTGGATCATCAGCGGCGGCGGGAGCTTTCCCGTGGACCGCAAGAAGAACGACCTGGGCGCCATCCGGAACGCGCTGCGCGTCCTGCAGGCCGAGGGGACGCTCGGCATCTTCCCGGAAGGCACGCGCGGCGGTCAGGAACTGCAGGGCGGCACGGCCCTCCTCGCCCTGAAAGGCAAGGCGCCCATCACGCCCGTGTGGCTGAACCTGAAGGGCCGCACGTGGATCGTGCGGTTCGGCGAGCCGATCCAGCCGACCGGCAGTGTCCGCGAGCTCACGGAACGCCTCGACGCGGCCTTCGACGCCCTCGACGCGCAGTCCTGA
- a CDS encoding roadblock/LC7 domain-containing protein, which translates to MAPDLHTLTDVRGVRYAALLDASGAVIAGSGGDADTTIAQAGRAVAASLIAALGGDLQDLLIDLEGGPVLLTPHGDQTLMTAFDDVANLGRVRFAVRKLLQGALLERR; encoded by the coding sequence ATGGCCCCCGACCTGCACACCCTCACGGACGTGCGCGGCGTGCGCTACGCGGCCCTGCTCGACGCGAGCGGCGCGGTCATCGCCGGGAGCGGCGGGGACGCCGACACCACCATCGCGCAGGCGGGCCGGGCCGTCGCGGCGAGCCTCATCGCGGCGCTCGGCGGCGACCTGCAGGACCTGCTGATCGATCTGGAGGGCGGCCCGGTGCTGCTCACCCCGCACGGCGACCAGACCCTCATGACGGCCTTCGACGACGTCGCCAACCTCGGGCGCGTGCGTTTCGCCGTACGCAAACTGCTGCAGGGCGCCCTGCTCGAACGCCGCTGA
- a CDS encoding roadblock/LC7 domain-containing protein has translation MRLNALSTLPGVRACALVGDDGLPVEMQGELGDALAAELASLRSTSERVGRRLGVGQVTRIAFTSDLVEVVAVTTAGYTVGAALLRGSDTRVAQQTLAKIAVNLAAPGQGLPEPLAQEGA, from the coding sequence GTGAGACTCAACGCCCTCAGCACCCTGCCCGGCGTGCGCGCCTGCGCCCTCGTCGGTGACGACGGCCTGCCCGTCGAGATGCAGGGCGAACTCGGCGACGCGCTCGCCGCAGAACTCGCCTCGCTGCGCAGCACCAGCGAACGCGTCGGCCGTCGCCTCGGCGTCGGTCAGGTGACGCGCATCGCCTTCACCAGCGACCTCGTGGAGGTCGTGGCCGTCACCACCGCCGGGTACACGGTCGGCGCGGCCCTGCTGCGCGGGTCGGACACGCGCGTCGCGCAGCAGACGCTCGCGAAGATCGCCGTGAACCTCGCCGCGCCCGGCCAGGGCCTGCCCGAACCGCTCGCTCAGGAAGGCGCGTGA
- a CDS encoding roadblock/LC7 domain-containing protein gives MLSTLKQLVGEVDGAWAAAISGLDGLLVESYSATDVDLSLLAAEHAGMLRSVSQAYSQTLSGGQAREFYVRAERLSVFLHPIGQNFFLLLALSGRSNLGQARLYGRDAATRLEAEL, from the coding sequence ATGCTCTCTACCCTCAAGCAACTGGTCGGCGAAGTGGATGGGGCCTGGGCGGCCGCCATCAGTGGCCTCGATGGACTCCTGGTGGAAAGCTACTCCGCCACCGACGTCGACCTCAGTCTCCTCGCCGCCGAACACGCCGGGATGCTCCGCAGCGTCTCGCAGGCCTACTCGCAGACGCTGTCGGGCGGGCAGGCGCGCGAGTTCTACGTGCGCGCCGAGCGCCTCAGCGTGTTCCTGCACCCCATCGGCCAGAACTTCTTCCTGCTGCTGGCCCTGTCGGGCCGCAGCAACCTCGGTCAGGCGCGGCTGTACGGCCGTGACGCCGCCACGCGCCTGGAGGCGGAACTGTGA